The following proteins come from a genomic window of Nitrospira sp.:
- a CDS encoding Multidrug efflux system MdtABC-TolC, inner-membrane proton/drug antiporter MdtC (RND type), which yields MNLSEPFIRRPVATTLLTVGITLVGIVAFRFLPVAALPQVEFPTISVAANLPGASPETMATSVAAPLEHQFARIAGVTEMTSSSSLGSSSITLQFELSRDIDGAARDVQAAIMAATGDLPANLPTRPIYRKINPADAPILLLSLTSDIVSRGRMYDVASSILQQKLSQIEGVGQVYVGGGSLPAIRVDVNPTALNKYGIGLGDVRQMLSRTNVNRPKGQLSDGARTWEIRTNDQLQSVEDYLPLIVSYRDGRAVRLSDIATVEHSVEDLRTMGVANGTPAVLIIIYRQAGANIIETVDRVRALLPQLEASIPGTMTLSVMGDRTPVIRASLHDVERTLAISVLLVILVVFLFLRDVRATLIPCVAVPVSLISTFGVMYLLDYSLDNLSLMALTIATGFVVDDAIVVLENISRYREHGMAPLEAALRGAREITFTVLSMTLSLVAVFLPILFMGGMMGRLFREFAVTLSVAILVSLVVSLTTTPMICARMLISHGSHAHGTWYRLADRFFEGMRGGYARSLSWVLCHPRSMLTLTLATMVLSVYLYTVVPKGFFPQQDTGRMFGNIQAAQDISFQAMRQKLTQVVDIIKSDPAVETVTGFSGGSGNTNSGRMYIALKPLQERQVSVDQVIARLRPQLAQMPGAPTVLQAIQDLRIGGRVSSAQYQYTLQSVDLAELNTWAPRVERQLRQLPEIADINSDQQDKGIQSLVVFDRNTASRLGLSPQLIDDTLYDAFGQRQVSILYTPLNQYHVVMEVAPQYWQDPATLHEIYVRATTGAQVPLSAVAHYESTNTLMLVNHQGQFPGVTLSFNMPPGVSLGEAVEAIEKSMREIGLPAGIQGSFQGTARAFQASVENQPLLILAALLTVYIVLGILYESYIHPLTILSTLPSAGVGALLALLLFKTELSMIALIGIILLIGIVKKNAIMMIDFALVAERRGGKRSEDAIYEACLLRFRPIMMTTMAALFGALPLALGSGVGSELRQPLGIAIVGGLLVSQLLTLYTTPVVYLYLDRMRLRFLRMPYRTVDVR from the coding sequence ATGAACCTGTCTGAACCCTTCATTCGACGTCCCGTCGCCACGACCCTGCTGACCGTCGGCATCACGCTTGTCGGTATCGTGGCTTTCCGGTTTCTTCCTGTCGCCGCACTGCCACAAGTCGAGTTTCCAACGATCAGCGTGGCGGCCAACCTACCAGGCGCCAGCCCGGAAACCATGGCGACGTCGGTGGCGGCTCCGCTCGAGCATCAATTCGCCCGTATCGCCGGCGTCACGGAGATGACCTCTTCGAGCTCGCTCGGCTCTTCCAGCATCACCTTGCAATTCGAACTGAGCCGCGACATCGATGGCGCGGCACGGGATGTTCAAGCCGCGATCATGGCAGCCACCGGAGATCTCCCGGCCAATCTCCCCACCAGACCCATCTATCGCAAGATCAATCCGGCCGACGCGCCGATTCTCCTTCTGTCCTTGACGTCAGACATCGTGAGCCGCGGCCGTATGTACGATGTCGCCTCCAGCATCCTTCAGCAGAAATTATCGCAGATCGAAGGCGTGGGGCAGGTCTATGTGGGAGGAGGATCGTTGCCCGCAATCCGTGTGGATGTGAACCCCACGGCGTTGAACAAGTACGGGATCGGTTTAGGCGACGTAAGGCAGATGTTGAGCCGGACAAACGTGAATCGCCCGAAAGGCCAGCTCAGCGATGGGGCACGCACGTGGGAGATCAGGACGAACGATCAACTGCAAAGCGTCGAGGATTATCTCCCATTGATTGTGAGCTATCGGGACGGACGAGCCGTCCGCTTATCGGACATCGCGACCGTGGAGCATTCGGTCGAGGATCTCCGAACCATGGGTGTGGCGAACGGGACACCGGCAGTGCTCATCATTATCTACCGACAGGCGGGAGCGAATATCATCGAAACTGTGGACCGAGTGAGGGCCCTGCTTCCGCAGCTGGAAGCATCCATTCCTGGGACCATGACCCTCTCGGTCATGGGCGACCGCACGCCGGTCATCCGCGCCTCTCTGCATGACGTCGAACGGACGCTGGCGATCTCGGTGCTCCTCGTGATCCTGGTGGTGTTCCTGTTTCTCCGGGACGTCCGTGCCACGCTCATACCCTGTGTCGCCGTGCCGGTATCGTTGATCAGTACGTTCGGCGTGATGTATCTGCTCGATTACAGTCTGGATAATCTGTCGTTGATGGCGCTGACGATCGCAACCGGCTTTGTCGTCGACGATGCGATCGTCGTGCTTGAAAACATCAGCCGGTATCGTGAGCACGGCATGGCACCGTTGGAAGCGGCTCTGCGCGGCGCGCGTGAAATTACGTTCACCGTTTTGTCAATGACGCTGTCGCTGGTCGCTGTCTTTCTGCCCATCCTCTTCATGGGCGGCATGATGGGCCGGCTCTTCCGGGAATTCGCCGTCACCTTGTCCGTAGCGATTCTAGTCTCGCTCGTGGTGTCCCTCACAACGACCCCTATGATATGCGCCAGAATGTTGATATCCCACGGGAGCCACGCACATGGAACGTGGTATCGGCTCGCCGATCGGTTCTTCGAAGGCATGCGCGGAGGATACGCTCGCAGCCTGTCCTGGGTGTTGTGCCATCCGCGCAGCATGCTCACGTTGACGCTCGCCACGATGGTGCTCAGCGTGTACCTGTACACCGTCGTTCCCAAAGGGTTTTTCCCGCAGCAGGACACCGGTCGCATGTTCGGGAACATTCAGGCGGCGCAGGACATTTCGTTCCAAGCCATGCGTCAGAAGCTCACCCAGGTCGTGGATATCATCAAGAGCGATCCGGCAGTAGAAACGGTGACGGGATTCAGCGGCGGCAGCGGTAACACGAATTCAGGCCGCATGTACATTGCGTTGAAACCGCTTCAGGAGCGACAGGTCAGCGTGGATCAAGTGATCGCGCGGTTGCGCCCCCAGCTGGCCCAGATGCCTGGCGCGCCGACAGTATTGCAAGCCATACAGGATTTGCGCATCGGAGGCCGGGTGAGCAGCGCGCAGTACCAATACACCCTGCAAAGCGTGGATCTCGCCGAATTGAATACCTGGGCACCGAGAGTCGAACGGCAGTTGCGCCAGCTACCGGAAATTGCCGACATCAACAGCGACCAGCAAGACAAAGGAATCCAGTCGCTGGTCGTCTTCGACCGCAACACGGCCTCGCGGCTTGGACTGAGCCCACAGCTCATCGATGATACGCTCTACGATGCGTTCGGCCAGCGTCAGGTTTCCATTCTGTATACGCCTCTCAACCAGTATCACGTCGTGATGGAAGTTGCTCCGCAGTACTGGCAAGACCCCGCCACGCTCCATGAGATCTACGTGCGGGCGACGACGGGAGCGCAAGTGCCGCTGAGCGCGGTGGCGCACTATGAATCGACGAATACGCTGATGCTGGTCAATCATCAGGGACAATTTCCCGGCGTCACGCTGTCCTTCAATATGCCCCCGGGAGTATCGCTTGGCGAGGCGGTAGAGGCCATCGAGAAGTCGATGCGGGAGATTGGACTGCCGGCCGGTATTCAAGGCAGTTTTCAGGGGACAGCCAGGGCGTTTCAAGCATCGGTTGAGAATCAGCCCTTGCTGATTCTTGCCGCGCTCCTGACGGTCTACATTGTGTTGGGCATTTTATACGAGAGCTATATCCATCCGCTGACGATCCTCTCCACGCTTCCGTCCGCCGGCGTTGGCGCCTTGCTCGCGCTGCTTCTCTTCAAGACGGAATTGAGCATGATTGCGCTCATCGGCATCATTCTGCTCATCGGCATCGTGAAAAAGAATGCCATTATGATGATCGATTTTGCTTTGGTTGCCGAGCGCAGAGGCGGCAAACGGTCGGAGGACGCCATCTATGAGGCCTGCTTGTTGCGCTTCCGGCCGATCATGATGACGACGATGGCGGCCCTGTTCGGCGCACTGCCACTGGCTCTGGGATCGGGAGTAGGATCGGAATTGCGCCAACCGCTCGGCATCGCCATCGTAGGCGGCTTACTCGTGAGTCAGTTGCTGACCCTCTATACGACGCCCGTCGTATACCTGTATCTCGACCGTATGCGTCTTCGCTTTCTGCGGATGCCGTATCGCACGGTCGACGTCAGATAA
- a CDS encoding Peptidoglycan-associated lipoprotein, whose protein sequence is MRQVRGAMASSMFVVAILLVQGCAVKWWWGSESGQEGPGQVELITEPAIKDIPPDDELLTDSRTSPAMRSELLSRNAGGPTLGDVLFDFDRDTIRADAMRVLEADAKQLQRDEVALLLLEGRGDEFGTSAYNLVLGERRARNVKSYLLELGLSLDVRTTSYGKDRPLCLEHSGECRQRNRSVHFVVE, encoded by the coding sequence ATGAGACAGGTGCGCGGTGCCATGGCGTCGAGCATGTTCGTCGTCGCCATACTCCTCGTACAGGGTTGCGCGGTAAAATGGTGGTGGGGATCGGAATCAGGCCAAGAAGGGCCGGGGCAAGTGGAACTGATCACGGAACCCGCGATCAAAGACATTCCTCCTGATGATGAACTACTGACCGACTCGCGAACAAGTCCCGCCATGCGATCCGAGCTCTTGTCTCGAAACGCCGGCGGCCCGACGCTGGGCGACGTCTTGTTTGATTTTGATCGGGATACCATCCGAGCTGACGCGATGCGCGTCTTAGAGGCTGATGCCAAGCAATTGCAACGCGACGAGGTGGCACTTCTTCTCCTCGAAGGGCGCGGCGATGAATTCGGCACATCGGCGTACAATCTGGTGCTGGGAGAGCGTCGAGCCAGGAATGTGAAATCCTACCTTCTGGAACTTGGTCTCTCCCTAGATGTCCGGACAACCAGTTACGGGAAAGATCGCCCGCTGTGTTTGGAGCATTCCGGCGAGTGCAGACAACGAAACCGGAGCGTCCATTTCGTCGTCGAATAA
- a CDS encoding Exopolyphosphatase, whose protein sequence is MSKLAVIDIGTNSIHMVLAEILQDAGFKILDRFKDMTRLGNGVFSTRRLSEETMTRALEVLKTLVTLARNKGFERIIAVATSAVREAQNGGDFVALIMEQTGLRVRVISGTEEARLIFLGVKHSIALPDGPTLVVDIGGGSVELIAGNREGLIHGKSLKLGAIRLAEQFLPKAPPSESMLHALNDAVLTHLRDALGSFKMKKFHSLVATSGMAGNIGEVVHLRQTGRPLPQHNLATVSLKDLRCLETELARSSVKARLTIPGLDPKRVDTLLPTAVILRRLLELSDLSEITLCDKAIREGVIYDFIVRHREGLKAENDIPDVRRRNVIGLARRCQAPEVHSLHVADLALSLFDQTKREHRLGQQERTWLEYAAILHDVGYLINPRQHHKHTYYLIKHSDLGGLASEEIDVIANIARYHRRALPSLKHEAFDCLTPRLQRVVRILASLLRLADGLDRTHFSLVRAVHVKFGKQIAIKVHLTGDAEMELWAAKSRADLFEQVFHRPVLFSGMLPETEPS, encoded by the coding sequence GTGTCTAAGCTCGCCGTGATCGATATCGGGACGAACTCCATTCATATGGTACTGGCTGAGATTCTCCAGGATGCCGGTTTCAAAATACTCGACCGTTTTAAGGACATGACGCGTCTGGGCAACGGTGTATTTTCAACCAGACGGCTCTCGGAGGAGACCATGACCCGTGCGCTGGAAGTCCTCAAGACGCTGGTCACGCTCGCCCGCAACAAAGGATTCGAACGTATCATCGCCGTCGCGACCAGCGCCGTGCGTGAAGCTCAAAACGGCGGCGACTTCGTGGCCTTGATCATGGAGCAAACAGGACTGAGGGTGCGGGTCATCAGCGGGACGGAGGAAGCTCGGCTGATCTTCCTGGGCGTCAAACACAGTATCGCCCTCCCGGACGGACCGACGCTCGTCGTCGACATCGGGGGCGGCTCCGTAGAGTTGATCGCAGGGAACCGAGAAGGTCTGATCCACGGCAAGAGTCTCAAACTCGGAGCGATTCGTTTGGCTGAGCAATTCCTTCCCAAAGCTCCACCGTCTGAGTCGATGCTGCATGCCTTGAACGATGCCGTACTTACTCATCTGCGCGACGCGCTCGGATCATTCAAGATGAAGAAGTTTCATTCATTGGTCGCCACCTCCGGGATGGCAGGGAACATCGGTGAAGTGGTCCATCTTCGTCAAACCGGACGACCATTGCCGCAGCATAATCTGGCGACCGTCTCATTAAAGGATCTCCGTTGCCTCGAAACGGAATTGGCTCGGTCATCAGTGAAGGCCCGTTTGACGATTCCCGGTCTAGACCCAAAGCGTGTCGATACGCTGTTGCCGACTGCCGTGATTCTCCGCAGGCTTTTGGAACTGTCCGATCTCAGCGAGATCACGCTCTGCGACAAAGCTATTCGTGAGGGTGTCATCTACGATTTTATCGTGCGGCACCGAGAAGGGCTCAAAGCCGAAAATGATATTCCCGACGTTCGCCGTCGCAACGTGATCGGCCTTGCCCGACGCTGCCAGGCGCCGGAGGTTCATTCACTGCATGTGGCCGACTTGGCACTGAGTCTGTTCGATCAAACCAAGAGAGAACATCGCTTGGGACAGCAGGAGCGTACCTGGCTGGAGTACGCGGCCATTCTGCACGATGTCGGCTATCTCATCAACCCAAGACAACATCACAAACACACGTACTACCTCATCAAACATAGCGACTTGGGTGGATTGGCGTCTGAGGAAATCGATGTGATCGCCAACATCGCCCGTTACCACCGGCGGGCTTTGCCGTCGCTGAAGCATGAAGCCTTCGACTGTCTGACACCGCGCTTGCAACGTGTGGTCAGGATCCTTGCTTCGTTGCTGCGGCTGGCCGACGGGCTCGATCGGACCCATTTCTCACTGGTTCGTGCCGTACACGTCAAGTTTGGGAAACAGATTGCGATCAAAGTGCATCTGACGGGAGACGCTGAGATGGAGTTATGGGCCGCAAAAAGCAGAGCCGACCTGTTCGAACAGGTCTTCCATCGACCTGTCCTGTTCTCGGGCATGCTGCCGGAAACCGAGCCATCATGA
- a CDS encoding Thymidylate kinase: MTEPHLLKAAPHPHPGKLIIVEGIDGSGKSTQLQLLHKWLESKGHKVFFTEWNSSELVKETTKRGKKSKSLTPTTFSLLHATDFASRLYHQILPPLKAGMLVLADRYMYTAFARDVVRGVANEWVRKLYAFAIKPDMAFYFKVPIEVAISRLSRGTRGHFKYYEAGMDMDLSPDITESFRLFQSRILAEYDKIVDECGLLTMDATQDIETQQEQMRALVEEALRGYKPRRGTYGRRTLFWRRFEIPRSE, from the coding sequence ATGACCGAGCCCCACCTACTCAAGGCAGCTCCTCACCCTCATCCCGGGAAACTGATCATCGTCGAAGGTATTGATGGGTCAGGCAAAAGCACTCAACTACAACTGTTGCATAAATGGCTGGAGTCCAAAGGCCACAAGGTATTCTTTACCGAATGGAATTCATCGGAGCTCGTGAAAGAAACCACGAAACGAGGAAAAAAATCGAAGAGTCTCACACCCACGACGTTCAGTTTGTTGCATGCCACGGACTTTGCCAGCCGGCTCTATCATCAGATCCTCCCGCCTCTGAAGGCGGGCATGCTTGTCCTAGCCGATCGATATATGTATACGGCCTTTGCGCGAGACGTGGTACGCGGCGTGGCGAACGAGTGGGTCCGCAAACTCTACGCGTTTGCGATCAAGCCTGATATGGCGTTTTATTTCAAAGTCCCGATCGAAGTCGCCATCTCTCGGCTCTCGCGAGGGACTCGCGGCCACTTCAAATACTATGAAGCCGGCATGGACATGGATCTGAGCCCGGACATCACCGAAAGTTTCCGACTCTTTCAATCACGGATTCTTGCTGAGTACGACAAGATCGTCGATGAATGTGGGCTGTTGACGATGGATGCGACCCAAGACATCGAGACGCAACAGGAACAGATGCGGGCGCTGGTGGAAGAAGCGCTCCGTGGCTATAAACCCAGACGAGGCACCTATGGCCGACGCACGCTTTTTTGGCGACGGTTTGAAATACCTAGATCCGAGTGA
- a CDS encoding Thymidylate kinase — MKYLDPSELKGKLIAIEGTDGVGRSTHIEMLQEWLEVQGYGVMTTGWTRSNLMSKTIEMAKAGNIVDRWSLSLLYATDFADRLEHQIIPALRSGFVVLTDRYIYTAFARDFVRSADRTWIRDVFGFALIPDLVCYLRIDVETLALRVIETTGMNYWESGMDLRLGGDLYDSFKKYQSLLIEEFDKMAIEFRFNVVDARKSPEEIQNELRGYILPVLQNHKATVNTEPAPS; from the coding sequence TTGAAATACCTAGATCCGAGTGAGCTGAAAGGCAAGTTGATCGCCATCGAAGGAACCGACGGAGTCGGCCGATCGACCCACATCGAGATGCTGCAAGAGTGGCTGGAGGTCCAGGGGTACGGAGTGATGACGACCGGATGGACCCGTTCCAATCTGATGTCCAAGACTATCGAAATGGCGAAGGCCGGCAATATCGTCGATCGCTGGTCGCTCAGTCTGCTCTATGCGACGGATTTCGCCGATCGCCTCGAGCATCAGATCATTCCGGCTCTCCGATCCGGATTCGTCGTCTTGACGGATCGTTATATCTACACGGCATTCGCGCGCGACTTTGTGCGGAGCGCCGACCGAACATGGATCCGTGACGTGTTCGGGTTTGCATTGATTCCCGACTTGGTCTGCTACCTTCGAATCGATGTTGAAACTCTGGCACTTCGAGTCATCGAGACCACCGGCATGAATTACTGGGAATCCGGCATGGATCTCCGTCTTGGAGGCGATCTCTATGATAGTTTCAAAAAATACCAATCGCTGTTGATCGAAGAATTCGACAAGATGGCGATTGAATTTCGCTTCAATGTCGTCGACGCGAGAAAGTCGCCCGAAGAGATCCAGAATGAACTCCGAGGATATATTCTCCCGGTACTCCAGAACCACAAAGCTACGGTCAATACTGAACCGGCGCCCTCTTAA
- a CDS encoding Tyrosine-protein kinase EpsD has protein sequence MDRIRTALELYKESEGTSSGRISSKRVAEHSLPSSITYTRTRSLIVPLPVLREHRVMAANKYGPFIDAYKILRTQVMQRLRENGWNVVGVTSPGYGEGKTLTAVNLAVSLAMETTQTVLLVDSDLQDPTVHHVFGLKNCLGLADYLLDDQPVEDLLVHPGIGRFVLLPGGRALSNSTEILTSPKMLALVEELKHRYPSRVVVFDLPPLLHTADVLAFSPYTDALLMVVEEGKTTGEELQRALTLVKGSRPVLGTVLNKAGRSTLTVAEMKKRLAT, from the coding sequence ATGGATCGAATACGAACCGCACTTGAGCTGTATAAAGAGTCGGAGGGCACATCCTCCGGTAGAATCAGCTCGAAACGAGTTGCGGAGCACTCGCTCCCGTCTTCCATCACCTACACACGGACGAGGTCGCTCATTGTCCCGCTTCCCGTTCTGCGCGAGCATCGGGTCATGGCCGCGAATAAATACGGACCATTCATCGATGCCTATAAAATTCTCCGGACGCAGGTCATGCAGCGACTGCGGGAGAACGGGTGGAATGTGGTGGGGGTGACAAGTCCAGGCTACGGGGAAGGAAAGACATTGACGGCCGTCAATTTAGCGGTGAGTCTCGCGATGGAAACAACGCAAACAGTGCTGCTTGTCGACTCGGATCTTCAGGATCCCACTGTGCATCACGTATTTGGTTTAAAGAATTGTCTCGGGCTTGCGGACTACTTGCTGGACGACCAACCGGTCGAAGACCTTCTTGTCCATCCAGGAATAGGACGATTCGTTCTGCTGCCGGGTGGGCGCGCTCTCTCGAACTCCACTGAGATTTTGACCTCGCCCAAAATGTTGGCCCTGGTTGAAGAGTTGAAACATCGGTATCCCTCTCGGGTTGTCGTGTTCGACCTGCCCCCATTGCTCCACACCGCGGATGTGTTGGCGTTCTCTCCTTACACCGATGCGCTCCTCATGGTGGTAGAGGAGGGGAAGACAACGGGTGAGGAACTACAGCGGGCCTTGACCTTGGTCAAGGGTTCCCGTCCCGTTCTTGGAACAGTGCTGAACAAAGCCGGGAGATCGACTCTGACTGTTGCGGAGATGAAGAAGAGGCTAGCCACATAG
- a CDS encoding Tyrosine-protein kinase: MTQTHASIQSAERTMSLKDYVRAFRRRRKLILLTAMGFLTVSLTLAFLWPPTYKSTATILIEEQEIPSDLVRSSITSYADQRIETIKQQVMSRTTLWKVVEQFDLYHDQRKNSPAEDIVKRFVKDIEVEVISADVMDKRTQHATKATIAFTVAYQNRSPELAQKVANELTSLFLGENLKSRERQAQETTSFLQQEAENLARHISEIDEKIASFKHRANGALPELMSLNQQLMNQAERELMDVDQQIRNLEERKTYLEGELATIKPNTPILSVTGERILDSVERLRALRAEYVGAAANHSSDHPDIIKMKQEIDALEKETGQVADADETTKRLVEARSTLSADSDRLGNDHPDVLQTRRKIAALEQEVVRLKAVPERKITPRPENPAYINLQAQLNSATSSLEAFRKTRLEIKRRLQVYATRLEKGPEIEPEYLVLIRDRDTSGQKYQDIRSRLLEAKVSEGLEVQRKGERFSLIDPPSLPEKPFKPNRLAIILLGLILAVGGGIGSGAVVESLDHSIRTPDQLAILTQQFPLAVIPFMPNEKDLFRARMRWRLIKTAGVSVLAVTLVILHVFVVPLDVLWFAALRRFGGG; the protein is encoded by the coding sequence ATGACACAGACACACGCGTCGATACAATCCGCTGAACGAACCATGAGTTTGAAGGACTACGTCAGGGCCTTTCGCCGACGTCGCAAACTCATCCTCTTGACGGCCATGGGATTCTTGACGGTGTCTTTGACGCTGGCGTTTCTCTGGCCGCCGACCTATAAGTCGACGGCCACGATCTTGATCGAGGAGCAGGAAATCCCGTCCGATCTCGTACGTTCGAGTATTACGAGTTATGCCGATCAGAGGATTGAGACCATCAAGCAACAAGTCATGAGCCGCACCACGCTTTGGAAGGTGGTCGAGCAGTTCGATCTCTACCATGATCAGCGGAAGAACAGCCCGGCCGAGGACATCGTCAAACGCTTCGTCAAGGACATCGAGGTGGAAGTGATCAGCGCCGATGTTATGGATAAACGCACGCAGCATGCGACCAAGGCGACCATTGCCTTTACCGTGGCGTACCAGAACCGGTCCCCTGAATTGGCACAGAAAGTGGCGAACGAACTGACCAGCTTGTTCTTGGGAGAAAATCTGAAGAGCCGCGAACGCCAAGCCCAGGAAACCACCTCGTTCCTTCAGCAGGAAGCGGAAAATCTCGCTCGGCACATCAGCGAGATCGACGAAAAAATCGCATCGTTCAAACATCGAGCCAACGGCGCGCTTCCGGAGTTGATGTCGCTGAATCAGCAGTTGATGAACCAAGCTGAGCGCGAATTGATGGACGTCGACCAGCAGATCCGAAACCTTGAAGAGCGCAAGACCTATCTCGAAGGGGAATTGGCGACGATCAAGCCAAATACACCGATTTTGTCCGTCACCGGCGAGCGCATTTTGGATTCTGTCGAGCGATTGCGGGCACTTCGGGCGGAATATGTGGGGGCGGCAGCCAATCATTCTTCCGATCATCCTGATATTATTAAGATGAAACAGGAAATCGACGCGTTGGAAAAAGAGACCGGTCAAGTCGCCGATGCGGACGAGACCACGAAGCGTCTGGTAGAGGCTCGATCTACATTGTCGGCTGATTCGGACCGTCTGGGGAATGATCATCCGGATGTCCTCCAGACTCGGAGAAAAATTGCCGCACTCGAACAGGAAGTCGTTCGACTCAAAGCCGTGCCTGAGAGGAAGATCACACCGCGCCCGGAAAATCCAGCCTATATCAATCTCCAAGCTCAGTTGAATTCTGCGACTTCTTCATTAGAGGCATTTCGAAAAACCCGTCTGGAGATCAAGCGGCGGCTGCAAGTGTATGCGACACGCCTGGAAAAGGGACCGGAGATTGAGCCGGAGTACCTGGTTCTGATAAGGGATCGCGATACATCCGGGCAAAAATATCAGGACATTCGGTCAAGATTGTTGGAGGCGAAGGTGTCGGAAGGATTGGAAGTGCAGCGGAAAGGCGAACGCTTTTCATTGATTGATCCGCCCAGCCTTCCCGAAAAACCTTTCAAGCCCAATCGGCTGGCCATTATCCTCTTAGGGCTTATCCTTGCTGTCGGTGGAGGAATCGGCTCAGGCGCCGTGGTGGAATCGCTCGATCATTCAATCAGGACACCCGATCAGCTGGCGATCCTGACGCAACAATTTCCTTTGGCTGTGATTCCTTTTATGCCGAATGAAAAAGATCTCTTTCGGGCGAGAATGCGATGGCGTCTCATCAAGACCGCCGGCGTCAGCGTCTTGGCAGTGACGCTCGTCATCTTGCATGTCTTTGTCGTGCCTTTGGATGTGTTGTGGTTTGCTGCATTGAGACGTTTCGGCGGCGGATAG
- a CDS encoding Periplasmic protein involved in polysaccharide export: protein MSCSARSVIRALLMTMIVMSADLAVYAGDSLNAAPEPKIDPGYRLGPEDVMLVSVWKDEQLTREVVVRPDGMFSFPLVGDIQAEDRTLDDIRADLVRRLTKYIPNPNVSVAVTKVMSYKIYVIGRVNKPGEYLIGHYTDVLQALSLAGGLTPFAAENDIKIMRRVKGMQQSILFRYGDLRKGRDLGQNIILQRGDVVMVP, encoded by the coding sequence ATGTCTTGTTCTGCTCGATCGGTGATAAGGGCCCTGTTGATGACGATGATCGTAATGTCGGCTGATTTAGCTGTGTATGCCGGGGATAGCTTAAATGCCGCGCCGGAGCCCAAGATCGATCCGGGGTATCGCCTTGGTCCAGAGGATGTCATGCTGGTATCGGTGTGGAAGGATGAACAGCTGACGCGAGAAGTCGTCGTCCGCCCCGACGGAATGTTTTCTTTTCCGCTCGTCGGCGATATCCAGGCAGAAGACCGTACCCTTGACGACATTCGTGCTGATCTCGTGAGGCGATTGACGAAATACATTCCTAATCCGAACGTGTCGGTCGCAGTCACCAAGGTTATGAGCTATAAGATTTATGTGATCGGGCGAGTGAATAAGCCTGGTGAGTACTTGATCGGCCATTACACCGACGTGCTTCAGGCGTTGAGTCTCGCAGGAGGGTTGACTCCATTTGCCGCGGAAAACGATATTAAAATTATGCGGCGAGTGAAAGGGATGCAGCAGTCGATTCTGTTTCGTTACGGAGATCTTCGGAAAGGAAGAGACCTGGGGCAGAATATAATTCTCCAGCGCGGTGACGTGGTCATGGTACCGTAG